In Micromonospora sp. WMMA1363, a genomic segment contains:
- the pdxS gene encoding pyridoxal 5'-phosphate synthase lyase subunit PdxS: protein MPETTAQTTTTAPVTGTARVKRGMAEMLKGGVIMDVVTPEQAKIAEDAGAVAVMALERVPADIRAQGGVSRMSDPDMIDGIISAVSIPVMAKARIGHFVEAQVLQSLGVDYVDESEVLTPADYENHIDKWAFTVPFVCGATNLGEALRRITEGAAMIRSKGEAGTGDVSNATTHMRRIRKEIRRLQSLPEDELYVAAKELQAPYELVKEIAETGQLPVVLFTAGGIATPADAAMMMQLGAEGVFVGSGIFKSGNPAQRAAAIVKATTFHDDPDVLAKVSRGLGEAMVGINVDDIPVPHRLADRGW, encoded by the coding sequence GTGCCCGAAACCACCGCCCAGACCACCACCACCGCCCCCGTCACCGGCACCGCGCGCGTCAAGCGGGGAATGGCCGAGATGCTCAAGGGCGGCGTGATCATGGACGTGGTCACTCCCGAGCAGGCCAAGATCGCTGAGGACGCCGGTGCCGTCGCGGTGATGGCGCTGGAGCGGGTACCCGCCGACATTCGCGCCCAGGGCGGCGTGTCCCGGATGAGCGATCCGGACATGATCGACGGAATCATCAGCGCGGTCTCGATCCCGGTCATGGCCAAGGCCCGGATCGGCCACTTCGTCGAGGCGCAGGTCCTCCAGTCCCTCGGAGTCGACTACGTCGACGAATCCGAGGTGCTGACCCCGGCCGACTACGAGAACCACATCGACAAGTGGGCGTTCACCGTCCCGTTCGTCTGCGGCGCGACCAACCTCGGCGAGGCGCTGCGCCGGATCACCGAGGGCGCTGCCATGATCCGTTCGAAGGGTGAGGCCGGCACCGGTGACGTCTCGAACGCCACCACCCACATGCGCAGGATCCGCAAGGAGATCCGTCGGCTCCAGTCGCTGCCCGAGGACGAGCTGTACGTCGCCGCCAAGGAGTTGCAGGCCCCGTACGAGCTGGTCAAGGAGATCGCCGAGACCGGTCAGCTGCCGGTGGTGCTGTTCACCGCCGGCGGGATCGCCACCCCGGCCGACGCCGCGATGATGATGCAGCTCGGCGCCGAGGGTGTGTTCGTCGGCTCCGGCATCTTCAAGTCCGGCAACCCGGCGCAGCGTGCCGCAGCGATCGTCAAGGCGACCACCTTCCACGACGACCCGGACGTGCTGGCCAAGGTCTCCCGCGGTCTCGGTGAGGCGATGGTCGGCATCAACGTCGACGACATCCCGGTCCCGCACCGCCTGGCCGACCGCGGCTGGTGA
- the pdxT gene encoding pyridoxal 5'-phosphate synthase glutaminase subunit PdxT, whose product MTAPVIGVLALQGDVREHAAALAAAGADARPVRRREELDAVDGLVIPGGESTTISKLVDIFELREPIDKRIAGGMPVYGSCAGLIMLAGEVLDGRPDQRGFAGIDMTVRRNAFGRQVDSFEAPVDVAGVDGGPFHAVFIRAPWVERVGDGVEVLGRVTEGPVAGRIVAVRQGSLLATSFHPELTGDRRLHAYFVDLVRATR is encoded by the coding sequence GTGACCGCACCCGTCATCGGTGTGCTCGCCCTCCAGGGCGACGTCCGCGAGCACGCCGCCGCCCTGGCCGCGGCTGGGGCGGACGCCCGGCCGGTCCGACGCCGCGAGGAGTTGGACGCGGTCGACGGCCTCGTGATTCCCGGCGGTGAGTCCACCACGATCAGCAAGCTGGTCGACATCTTCGAGTTGCGCGAGCCCATCGACAAGCGCATCGCCGGCGGCATGCCGGTCTACGGCTCCTGCGCCGGCCTGATCATGTTGGCCGGCGAGGTGCTCGACGGCCGGCCCGACCAGCGCGGCTTCGCCGGCATCGACATGACGGTCCGGCGGAACGCGTTCGGGCGGCAGGTCGACTCGTTCGAGGCGCCGGTGGACGTGGCCGGCGTCGACGGGGGGCCGTTCCACGCGGTGTTCATCCGGGCACCGTGGGTCGAGCGCGTCGGCGACGGCGTCGAGGTGCTCGGTAGGGTGACTGAGGGGCCGGTGGCCGGGCGGATCGTCGCGGTCCGCCAGGGCAGTCTGCTGGCCACCTCGTTTCACCCTGAGCTGACCGGCGACCGGCGCCTGCACGCGTACTTCGTGGATCTGGTCCGCGCGACCCGCTGA
- a CDS encoding YebC/PmpR family DNA-binding transcriptional regulator translates to MSGHSKWATTKHKKAVIDAKRGKMFAKLIKNVEVAARTGGGDPAGNPTLYDAIQKAKKNSVPNDNIDRAVKRGSGLEAGGADYQTIMYEGYGPNGVALLIECLTDNRNRAATEVRTALTRNGGSFADAGSVSYLFSRKGVVIVPKTGTTEDDVMLAVLDAGAEEVNDLGEAFEVVSEPTDLIAVRTALQDAGIEYESAESSLVPSVNVPLDEEGARKVFKLIDVLEDCDDVQNVFANFDVSDEMLAQLG, encoded by the coding sequence ATGTCCGGCCACTCAAAGTGGGCGACCACCAAGCACAAGAAGGCCGTCATCGACGCCAAGCGCGGCAAGATGTTCGCCAAGCTGATCAAGAACGTCGAGGTCGCGGCGCGTACCGGCGGCGGCGACCCGGCCGGCAACCCGACGCTCTACGACGCTATCCAGAAGGCCAAGAAGAACTCCGTCCCCAACGACAACATCGACCGCGCGGTCAAGCGGGGCTCCGGCCTGGAGGCCGGTGGCGCCGACTACCAGACGATCATGTATGAGGGGTACGGGCCGAACGGGGTCGCGCTGCTGATCGAGTGCCTCACCGACAACCGCAACCGCGCCGCCACCGAGGTGCGCACCGCGCTGACCCGCAACGGCGGCTCGTTCGCCGACGCCGGCTCGGTGTCGTACCTGTTCTCCCGCAAGGGCGTGGTGATCGTGCCGAAGACCGGCACCACCGAGGACGACGTGATGCTGGCCGTCCTGGACGCCGGCGCCGAGGAGGTCAACGACCTCGGTGAGGCGTTCGAGGTGGTCTCCGAGCCGACCGACCTGATCGCGGTGCGTACCGCCCTTCAGGACGCCGGCATCGAGTACGAGTCGGCCGAGTCGTCGCTGGTCCCGAGCGTCAACGTCCCGCTGGACGAGGAGGGCGCCCGGAAGGTCTTCAAGCTCATCGACGTCCTGGAGGACTGCGACGACGTGCAGAACGTCTTCGCGAACTTCGACGTGTCCGATGAGATGCTGGCACAACTAGGGTAG